Proteins encoded in a region of the Rutidosis leptorrhynchoides isolate AG116_Rl617_1_P2 chromosome 9, CSIRO_AGI_Rlap_v1, whole genome shotgun sequence genome:
- the LOC139866259 gene encoding F-box protein SKIP2-like, with product MGQTSSSHSPSPAESTHHHHHKNRSTALTTSSSSSRSDIYNITSSPITTNTCYVDYTSEIPDDCLALIFQSLSSGDRKRCSLVSRRWLLVEGQSRHRLALNAQSELIPLIPSIFSRFDSVTKLSLRCDRRSVSINDTGLYLISHRCVNLTRIKLRGCREITEIGMASLGQNCAKLKKFSCGSCMFGAKGMNAFLDNCFSLEELSIKRLRGISDGGAPEPIGPGAAGKSLKSIYLKELYNGQSFGPLIAGSKKLKTLKLLRCLGDWDKLLEMIAVSDNCLSEVHLERLQVTDVGLSALSNCLNLEILHIVKNPECSNVGVVSIAERCKYLRKLHIDGWKTNRIGNEGLIAIAKHSSNLQELVLIGVNPSSISLEAIATNCKKLERLALCGSDTIADSEILCIASKCVALKKLCIKGCPVSDEGIEAFAWGCPNLVKIKVKKCRNVTSEVGDLLRAKRGSLVVNLDVFAVEVENVDASASDSGAADDVVEFPTVISHVADAQPEPLTSASGRGSIFKTRFGLFGSRGFVSSTFRKWSIGNSSSNGRT from the coding sequence ATGGGCCAAACTTCATCCTCCCATTCACCATCCCCGGCCGAGTCaactcaccaccaccaccacaaaaaCCGGTCAACCGCGCTGACCACATCATCCTCTTCATCCAGATCAGATATCTACAATATAACAAGCTCTCCAATTACAACAAACACTTGTTATGTCGATTATACATCTGAGATACCTGATGACTGTTTAGCCCTAATTTTTCAGTCACTTTCCTCCGGCGACCGGAAACGTTGTTCGCTCGTTTCCCGCCGATGGCTGCTCGTCGAAGGTCAAAGCCGTCATCGTCTCGCTCTCAACGCCCAATCGGAACTCATCCCGCTAATTCCGTCTATTTTCTCACGGTTTGATTCCGTCACTAAACTCTCTTTACGATGTGACCGTAGATCCGTTAGCATAAACGACACCGGATTGTATTTAATATCTCACCGGTGCGTGAATCTCACGCGCATTAAACTCCGTGGCTGCCGTGAAATTACCGAAATAGGTATGGCTTCGTTAGGTCAAAATTGTGCAAAATTGAAGAAATTCAGCTGTGGATCTTGTATGTTTGGTGCTAAAGGAATGAACGCCTTTTTAGATAACTGTTTTTCACTTGAGGAACTATCTATTAAACGCTTACGTGGCATCTCCGACGGCGGCGCGCCGGAGCCGATCGGTCCCGGCGCAGCCGGTAAGTCGTTGAAATCGATTTACCTCAAGGAGCTTTATAACGGCCAGAGTTTCGGTCCGTTGATTGCCGGTTCGAAAAAATTGAAAACATTGAAATTGTTAAGGTGTTTAGGAGATTGGGATAAGTTATTGGAAATGATTGCGGTTTCGGATAATTGTTTAAGTGAAGTTCATTTGGAGAGACTTCAGGTCACTGATGTCGGTTTATCTGCGTTATCGAATTGTTTAAATTTGGAAATATTGCATATTGTTAAGAATCCTGAATGTAGCAACGTCGGCGTTGTTTCGATCGCCGAGCGTTGTAAGTATTTAAGGAAACTGCACATTGATGGTTGGAAGACTAATAGGATAGGCAACGAGGGTTTAATAGCTATTGCGAAACATAGTTCGAATTTACAAGAATTGGTTCTGATTGGTGTGAATCCAAGCTCGATAAGTTTGGAAGCTATTGCAACGAATTGTAAGAAGTTGGAAAGATTAGCTTTATGTGGAAGCGATACAATTGCGGATAGTGAAATTTTGTGTATCGCATCGAAATGTGTTGCTTTGAAGAAGTTGTGTATTAAAGGGTGTCCTGTATCTGATGAAGGGATCGAGGCTTTTGCTTGGGGGTGTCCGAATTTGGTTAAGATTAAGGTGAAGAAATGTAGGAATGTGACGAGTGAAGTGGGGGATTTGTTAAGGGCGAAAAGGGGATCGTTGGTGGTTAATTTGGATGTGTTTGCGGTTGAAGTTGAAAATGTGGATGCAAGTGCGAGTGATAGTGGTGCTGCAGACGATGTGGTTGAGTTTCCGACAGTAATTAGTCATGTTGCTGATGCACAACCCGAGCCTTTAACTAGCGCTAGTGGTCGAGGGTCCATTTTCAAGACGAGATTTGGGTTGTTTGGAAGCAGGGGTTTCGTGAGTAGTACATTCAGGAAATGGTCAATTGGTAATAGCAGTTCCAATGGTAGAACTTGA
- the LOC139865926 gene encoding F-box protein SKIP2-like: MGQTSSTRSQSPAVSTHHRPITLTSDIINLSNSPITTTNTCYIDYTSDIPDDCLALIFQSLSSGDRKRCSLVSRRWLLVEGQSRHRLALNAQSELLLVIQAIFSRFDSVTKLSLRCDRRSVSINDNGLCLISLRCVNLTRLKLRGCREITEIGMASLGQNCAKLKKFSCGSCMFGAKGMNAFLDNCFSLEELSVKRLRGISDGGSPEPIGPGAAGKSLKVIYLKELYNGQSFAPLLAGSKKLKTLRLLRCLGDWDTLLETIAVSDNCLTEVHLERLQASDVGLSALSNCLNLEILHIVKIPDCSNISVVSIAERCKYLRKLHIDGWKTNMIGNEALFAIAKYSSNLQELVLIGVNPSTMSLEAIALNCLKLERLALCGSDTIADSEISCIASKCVALKKLCIKGCPVSDEGIEAFAWGCPNLIKIKVKKCRNVTREVGDWLRARRGSLVVNLDVCAVEVENVDASASDSGAADDVVEFPPIVSHVADAQPEPLATSSSGRGSIFKTRFGLFGGRGFVTNTFRRWSIGNNSSNGRS; encoded by the coding sequence ATGGGCCAAACTTCATCCACCCGTTCACAGTCGCCGGCAGTGTCAACACACCACCGGCCAATCACTCTCACATCAGACATAATTAATTTATCCAACTCTCCAATTACAACAACAAACACTTGTTATATCGACTATACATCTGATATACCTGATGACTGTTTAGCCCTAATTTTTCAATCACTCTCCTCCGGCGACCGGAAACGTTGCTCACTTGTCTCTCGCCGATGGCTGCTCGTCGAAGGTCAAAGCCGTCACCGTCTTGCTCTCAACGCTCAATCAGAACTCCTCCTAGTTATTCAGGCCATTTTCTCACGGTTTGATTCTGTTACAAAGCTTTCATTACGATGTGACCGTAGATCTGTTAGCATAAACGACAACGGATTGTGTTTAATATCTCTCCGGTGCGTTAATCTCACGCGCCTCAAACTTCGTGGCTGCCGTGAAATTACCGAAATAGGTATGGCTTCGTTAGGTCAAAATTGTGCAAAATTGAAGAAATTCAGCTGTGGATCTTGTATGTTTGGTGCTAAAGGAATGAATGCCTTTTTAGATAACTGTTTTTCACTTGAGGAACTATCTGTTAAACGCTTACGTGGCATATCTGACGGCGGATCGCCCGAGCCGATCGGTCCGGGTGCTGCCGGCAAGTCTCTGAAAGTGATTTACCTCAAGGAGCTTTATAACGGCCAGAGTTTCGCTCCGTTGCTTGCAGGTTCGAAGAAACTGAAAACTTTGAGATTGTTAAGGTGTTTAGGGGATTGGGATACGTTATTGGAAACGATCGCAGTTTCGGATAATTGTTTAACTGAAGTTCATTTGGAGAGACTTCAAGCGAGTGATGTTGGTTTATCCGCATTATCGAATTGTTTAAATTTGGAAATATTGCATATTGTTAAGATTCCTGATtgtagtaacataagtgttgtttccATTGCCGAGCGTTGTAAATATCTAAGGAAGCTTCATATTGATGGTTGGAAGACTAATATGATAGGAAACGAGGCTTTATTTGCTATTGCGAAATATAGTTCAAATCTACAAGAATTGGTTCTGATAGGTGTTAATCCAAGCACGATGAGTTTGGAAGCTATAGCTTTAAATTGTCTGAAATTAGAAAGATTAGCTTTATGTGGAAGTGATACAATAGCTGACAGTGAAATTTCTTGTATTGCATCAAAATGTGTTGCTTTGAAGAAGTTGTGTATTAAAGGGTGTCCTGTATCTGATGAAGGGATTGAAGCTTTCGCATGGGGGTGTCCTAATTTGATAAAGATTAAGGTAAAGAAGTGTAGAAATGTGACCCGTGAAGTTGGTGATTGGTTACGGGCTAGGAGGGGTTCGTTGGTGGTTAATCTTGATGTTTGTGCAGTTGAAGTTGAAAATGTGGATGCAAGTGCGAGTGATAGTGGTGCTGCAGACGATGTGGTTGAATTTCCGCCAATTGTTAGTCATGTTGCTGATGCGCAACCCGAGCCGCTGGCTACTAGTTCCAGTGGTCGTGGGTCCATCTTTAAGACGAGGTTTGGACTCTTTGGTGGCAGGGGTTTTGTGACTAATACTTTCAGGAGGTGGTCAATTGGTAATAACAGTTCCAATGGTAGGTCATGA